A genomic window from Salmo salar chromosome ssa23, Ssal_v3.1, whole genome shotgun sequence includes:
- the LOC106584185 gene encoding neurturin-like isoform X2, whose amino-acid sequence MWRRQELSTAQYHQRNWKIVLWVVAFLLTLVEGVFSEEDLKEAHTERLRAQERTTTAGAWLPDHYPEIHELGENRDGHGQASWPSLFENRSLEDDGESYPGRWQRSPPDPDPSRRGSRKKPKNSSRDCRMEKKEMRVRDLGLGFDSDEIVLFKYCMGTCSSSRKNYDLALKALTENGSISGRKVSAHPCCRPTRYETVSFMDAQTIWQTIKWLSAANCSCVG is encoded by the exons ATGTGGAGGAGGCAGGAACTGTCAACTGCCCAATACCACCAGAGGAATTGGAAG ATAGTGCTGTGGGTAGTGGCCTTTCTGCTAACCCTGGTAGAGGGGGTGTTCTCTGAGGAGGACCTCAAGGAGGCCCACACTGAGCGTCTCCGAGCCCAGGAGAGGACCACCACTGCTGGGGCCTGGCTCCCAGACCACTACCCAGAGATCCACGagctgggagagaacagggatggcCATGGCCAGGCCTCCTGGCCCAGTCTGTTTG AGAACCGCAGTCTGGAGGATGATGGAGAGAGCTACCCGGGCAGGTGGCAACGCTCGCCCCCAGACCCCGACCCCTCCCGAAGAGGCTCCCGCAAGAAGCCCAAGAACAGCAGCCGGGACTGCCGCATGGAGAAGAAGGAGATGCGTGTCAGAGACCTAGGCCTGGGCTTTGACTCAGACGAGATCGTcctgtttaaatactgtatgggGACGTGTTCGAGCTCCCGTAAGAACTACGACTTGGCCCTCAAGGCCCTGACAGAAAACGGAAGTATCTCAGGCAGGAAAGTGAGTGCCCACCCATGCTGCCGGCCCACCCGCTATGAGACTGTCTCCTTCATGGATGCCCAGACTATATGGCAAACCATCAAGTGGCTGTCTGCAGCTAACTGTAGCTGTGTGGGGTGA
- the LOC106584185 gene encoding glial cell line-derived neurotrophic factor-like isoform X1: MIGELVRVGKDGKMWRRQELSTAQYHQRNWKIVLWVVAFLLTLVEGVFSEEDLKEAHTERLRAQERTTTAGAWLPDHYPEIHELGENRDGHGQASWPSLFENRSLEDDGESYPGRWQRSPPDPDPSRRGSRKKPKNSSRDCRMEKKEMRVRDLGLGFDSDEIVLFKYCMGTCSSSRKNYDLALKALTENGSISGRKVSAHPCCRPTRYETVSFMDAQTIWQTIKWLSAANCSCVG; the protein is encoded by the exons ATGGAAAGATGTGGAGGAGGCAGGAACTGTCAACTGCCCAATACCACCAGAGGAATTGGAAG ATAGTGCTGTGGGTAGTGGCCTTTCTGCTAACCCTGGTAGAGGGGGTGTTCTCTGAGGAGGACCTCAAGGAGGCCCACACTGAGCGTCTCCGAGCCCAGGAGAGGACCACCACTGCTGGGGCCTGGCTCCCAGACCACTACCCAGAGATCCACGagctgggagagaacagggatggcCATGGCCAGGCCTCCTGGCCCAGTCTGTTTG AGAACCGCAGTCTGGAGGATGATGGAGAGAGCTACCCGGGCAGGTGGCAACGCTCGCCCCCAGACCCCGACCCCTCCCGAAGAGGCTCCCGCAAGAAGCCCAAGAACAGCAGCCGGGACTGCCGCATGGAGAAGAAGGAGATGCGTGTCAGAGACCTAGGCCTGGGCTTTGACTCAGACGAGATCGTcctgtttaaatactgtatgggGACGTGTTCGAGCTCCCGTAAGAACTACGACTTGGCCCTCAAGGCCCTGACAGAAAACGGAAGTATCTCAGGCAGGAAAGTGAGTGCCCACCCATGCTGCCGGCCCACCCGCTATGAGACTGTCTCCTTCATGGATGCCCAGACTATATGGCAAACCATCAAGTGGCTGTCTGCAGCTAACTGTAGCTGTGTGGGGTGA